One Hypomesus transpacificus isolate Combined female chromosome 21, fHypTra1, whole genome shotgun sequence genomic window, TGTCCGAGCTTTGCTCTTCTGATCATTGACCTGATGAAATGAATGAAATTTAATACTGCATAGTACCAGTACACACTACACATAACACCCCTACACATACTACACACCctacatacacactacacataCCACCCCTACACATACTACACACCCTACATACACCCCTacttcccctcctcaccttcttGTCGTCTGTCAGGGACGCGGCTGACAAGCTGTTCTcagaggtggtggagaggagacGAGCAGAGATACAGAACAACCCCAAGATCTCCCAGAGCCTCCTGGCCTTCcagaggtaaacacacacacacgtagggtATGCAGGTATGGAGAGGAGCAGGTGTATACGTATATGTGGTGTATATGTGCAGGTGTATCTGtatatggtgtgtatgtgttcttgTGCAGGTATGGAGAGGAGCAGGCCTCCAGAAGCGTCCCCAGGAGCAGCCAGCCCAGAGGAGCCGGGGGGTTCTTCTCTGGAGTCCTCACTGCACTCTCATGTGtggctgtaagtgtgtgtgtgtgtgtgtgtgtgtgtgtgtgtgtgtgtgtgtgtgtgtgtgtgtgtgtgtgtgtgtgtgtgtgtgtgtgtgtgtgtgtgtgtgtgtgagtcaacgGTTCTGTTTGTATTGTCCATGTGGCAGAGGGGAgcaacgtctgtgtgtgtgtttcactgtgtCAACCAAGGTCTGGATCTGTGTTACaccttgtgtgtggtgtgtgtgtgggggggttcaaATTACTTTATTTTAGTAACCGAAATAACAGTTAAATAGATTTTGCCAACATTTTTTCAAATTATTTTATAATAGTTCATGTATTGCTAACTCACTCCACAAATTAATCCTAACCTTagtgttcatgtttgtgtgtgtgtgtccaggtgctgTTGCTGGGCTACCACTGGAGcagtggggagggggaaggggaggagctggTTGCTAAGGCCATCTCTAGGTGGAGCccagaggaggtgcaggagtgGATGCAGCACCTGGGGCCCTGGGCCCAGCTCTACACACACCGCTTCCTGGAGGCTGACGTCAAcgggaggtacacacacacatcaaatcaTGTGGTGTTGTTGTGGTCATGTAGCGGTGTCTGTTTGCAGGTTGTTGTGGAGATCTTGTGGTCATGTAGCGATGTCTGTTTGCAGGTGCAGGTTGTTGTGGAGATCTTGTGGTCATGTAGCGATGTCTGTTTGCaggttgttgtggtggtgttgtgggCATGTAGCGATGTCTGTGTGCAGGTTGTTGTGGTGATGTTGTGGTCATGTAgggatgtctgtgtgtaggttgttgtggtggtgttgtggtcaTGTAGCGATGTCTGTGTGCAGGTTGTTGTGGAGATCTTGTGGTCATGTAGCGATGTCTGTGTGCAGGTTGTTGTACTGGTGATTTTGTGGTCATGTAgtgatgtctgtgtgtaggttgttgttgtggtggtgttgtggtcaTGTAGTGATGTCTGTGCAGGTTGTTGTGGTGGTGATGTGGTGATGTTGTGGTCATGTAGCGATGTCTGTGTGCAGGTTGTTGTAGTGGTGATTTTGTGGTCATGTAgtgatgtctgtgtgtaggttgttgttgtggtggtgttgtggtcaTGTAGTGATGTCTGTGCaggttgttgtggtggtgttgtggtcaTGTACTGATGTCTGTGTGCAGGTTGTTGTGGTCATGTAGTGATGTCTGTGTGCAGGTTGTTGCTGATGCTGGGTGACGAGGAGCTGGCCCTGCCCCCCTACAGCATAGAGAACCAGGCCCACAGGGGGGCCATACTGGCGGAGCTGGAGAGGGTCAGGGCCCTGGGGGGAAAACCTCCACAGAACCTCTGGGAGTacaaggtgaggggggaggggcttacaaGGTGAGGGGGGAAGGGCTTCTCCTGGAGTTATCTCCTGTTATCTCTGATCTCTCAGTTATCTCTGACCTCCTCGGGGTTCGCCTCATCACTCCCTTCCAAACTGTCCCTCTTTTCCCACCTATGATTTACCTCATCCACCAGCTCACAAGTCAGAGGTACACACAGAattaaaactgtgtgtgtgcgcgtgtgtgtgtgtgtgcgcactgtgtgtgtgcaggcggtGAATGCAGGTAAATCTTTGTTCCTGCTGTACGCTCTGAAGAGCTCTCCCCGCCTCAccctcctctacctctacctGTTTGACTACCTGGACTCCTTCCTGCCCTTCCTGcacacctgctgccccaccctctcacacaaCAGCCAGCCAATGGACGACAGCCTCAACAAACAGGTACCAGTCAGCtctttgcactgtgcctggcaGGTTACTTTGAGATGTCTGGTAAAcacagaccgttccttgactaTGACCACTGAATTACTGTTAGAACTCTACACTTCTGATCCTCAATCTGCTGCTGTGCTTTCTATGTGCACTATTGGCTTGTCTCTCTTTAAAGCGACTGCTAAATTAATTAAATTGAAATGTGACGTGGATTCCAATGGGATCTAACCCCTTTCCTGCTTCAAAGGCACAACCTAGCTGGAGCCAGTGGGCGGAGTTTCTGGTGAAGTACTTCCTGCTTCCGTACCAGCTGATTGCTGAGTTTGCGTGGGATTGGCTTTCAGTGCACTACTGGACGTCCCGCTTCATCATTGTGAACGccatgctgctgtctgtcctggAAGGATGCTCCCTGTACCGTGTGTGGACCCGCGCACtgatcaggtacacacacacacacacacacacacagaaacacagaggccCCCAGTGTCTGAGCGGTGCTGTGTTCCTCCAGGGGCCTTCCAAGGTGCATGTGGGCTCACCTTTGGAGGACGCTGTCCCAGGGCCTGGCCTTCGCCCTGCTGTGGCCCGCCACGCCGCGCTTCATCTGCAACTGCATGTTCTACTGGGGCCTCTACTTCAACGTCATCATCAACATAGACCTGGTGGCTCAGCAGCTACTGCACCCGGACACACACGCCATctgacacacactaacacacacacacacacaaacacacacatgccatctgactcacacacacacacacaccatctgacacacacatgttgtctgagacacacacacacacagaccatctAGTGCAGCCTGGCCCAGGCTGGGACTGAAACTCCAGTCGGTATGACGATGATGGAGTCGGCAGCAACGACAGCTGGACGCTCTGCGGGACGCTCTGTGGGGTCTGATGTCAGAACTGTCCAGACTCTCTGGAGAGAAGTATGTCTGCGAGGTCAGACTGAGACCTCTGTTGTCTTCAAACAGGCTGTGAGGAGCGAGGATCATCTGTAGAGCTaatctctttctacctctgtcacacactctcactttcACAtttactctctatctctctgtacctcactcacactctcccaatctctctttctgtcactacCTCTCTCCCAATCTTTTATTGATGTGGTGAATGTGTGAATAAGGAAGCGACAGGGCAGGGTGTGTCGCTAGAGGCGGTTGCCTCTAGGGTGTGTTGGTTGCAATCTTTGCTCTTGGGTTAAGGACAAATTTATTTTCTGCAACCAACCAGGAGCAGTGGCATCTGTTTCACTTCCTGTTGACTTCCTGTTGTGCCAAGCAAAGCCTTTCTATTGGCTCAAACCACTTCTTCTTCTCATCCTCATATCTGTCTTCTTCTGTCCTTCTAGTCCTCATATTTCTGTCTTTTGTTTTAACCGTTCCATGAGATTCTCCCAGTGCATCTTAAAGGGTGTTTTTCTCTTAAATAAAAGGCCAGGTAAAGAGGAATACTCTGGAAGGAAGATCTGGATCTTTAAGTTTTCAgtttaaggttaaataatttgtCTCGCTTGTCCATTTGTTTACCATGGAAGGGATGCTGGTGCACTTGGCCCAGGGGATTGTGCTCACCTGGGTTAGGACTGCTCCTCTGTACAACATGGTATAGGGCTAGTGTGCTTGTTTGTAACTAATGTTCCTGGCcatattctttttttaatcGTTAAAGAAAATCTTCTGTCAGTGTGCAATATACTGGTCAAATTGTTGGGTTGTAGTTGTGTGTTAATATGATTAATATTTGATTAAATTaaatctttattttttacattttgattaAATGTTGCACTTGAAAGGAATTCTAGAACTTTCTGCGCTGGTATTCTGTTCTCTAAGATGAAAACATGCCAATAAAGTTTTTATTTAAGATTATAATCCCTCAGTTATTTATTATTGGTTGTTACATATGTAACAAGCACAACAATCGCTCTTGTGTCTGAACCAAATCTATACACAGCTAGGTGAATTACCCAAGTTACTCAAAACATTAGGGAATATATATGCCTCTATTTTCCTTATTTTGTGAAGCTGGGGTGAGGGTATGGACATCAGTTCGGGTTTTATTTTATTGGCCTGCCGCCTACTGTCTTTTGTTGACTTTTGGGTTTAAtacatgggcgtatctagccctatttgggggggggggggggggggggggggggggggggggctggagccccccaAAACTTTTgttagcccccaccccccaaacattttaataaaaatattttaaatctaaatttgttaatttcttttc contains:
- the LOC124483408 gene encoding bifunctional apoptosis regulator-like isoform X1 — encoded protein: MQDKNDEHPSYRPQLNLEPQMDSSQMREDVSGAEGTGVFTDPVAPSPLPLASPHLALSERELSCHCCYDILVNPTTLTCGHSFCRHCLALWWDSSHKTECPECREKWEGFPKINILLRDAADKLFSEVVERRRAEIQNNPKISQSLLAFQRYGEEQASRSVPRSSQPRGAGGFFSGVLTALSCVAVLLLGYHWSSGEGEGEELVAKAISRWSPEEVQEWMQHLGPWAQLYTHRFLEADVNGRLLLMLGDEELALPPYSIENQAHRGAILAELERVRALGGKPPQNLWEYKAVNAGKSLFLLYALKSSPRLTLLYLYLFDYLDSFLPFLHTCCPTLSHNSQPMDDSLNKQAQPSWSQWAEFLVKYFLLPYQLIAEFAWDWLSVHYWTSRFIIVNAMLLSVLEGCSLYRVWTRALIRGLPRCMWAHLWRTLSQGLAFALLWPATPRFICNCMFYWGLYFNVIINIDLVAQQLLHPDTHAI
- the LOC124483408 gene encoding bifunctional apoptosis regulator-like isoform X3; the encoded protein is MQDKNDEHPSYRPQLNLEPQMDSSQMREDVSGAEGTGVFTDPVAPSPLPLASPHLALSERELSCHCCYDILVNPTTLTCGHSFCRHCLALWWDSSHKTECPECREKWEGFPKINILLRDAADKLFSEVVERRRAEIQNNPKISQSLLAFQRYGEEQASRSVPRSSQPRGAGGFFSGVLTALSCVAVLLLGYHWSSGEGEGEELVAKAISRWSPEEVQEWMQHLGPWAQLYTHRFLEADVNGRLLLMLGDEELALPPYSIENQAHRGAILAELERVRALGGKPPQNLWEYKAQPSWSQWAEFLVKYFLLPYQLIAEFAWDWLSVHYWTSRFIIVNAMLLSVLEGCSLYRVWTRALIRGLPRCMWAHLWRTLSQGLAFALLWPATPRFICNCMFYWGLYFNVIINIDLVAQQLLHPDTHAI
- the LOC124483408 gene encoding bifunctional apoptosis regulator-like isoform X2; amino-acid sequence: MDSSQMREDVSGAEGTGVFTDPVAPSPLPLASPHLALSERELSCHCCYDILVNPTTLTCGHSFCRHCLALWWDSSHKTECPECREKWEGFPKINILLRDAADKLFSEVVERRRAEIQNNPKISQSLLAFQRYGEEQASRSVPRSSQPRGAGGFFSGVLTALSCVAVLLLGYHWSSGEGEGEELVAKAISRWSPEEVQEWMQHLGPWAQLYTHRFLEADVNGRLLLMLGDEELALPPYSIENQAHRGAILAELERVRALGGKPPQNLWEYKAVNAGKSLFLLYALKSSPRLTLLYLYLFDYLDSFLPFLHTCCPTLSHNSQPMDDSLNKQAQPSWSQWAEFLVKYFLLPYQLIAEFAWDWLSVHYWTSRFIIVNAMLLSVLEGCSLYRVWTRALIRGLPRCMWAHLWRTLSQGLAFALLWPATPRFICNCMFYWGLYFNVIINIDLVAQQLLHPDTHAI